A window of Actinomycetota bacterium contains these coding sequences:
- the rsxC gene encoding electron transport complex subunit RsxC: MEKTTTVAGRKIPRFLPRVRGGVHPPDNKQATADKPIRKMGAPELVVLPLRQHLGAPCSPTVGKGDRVLVGTVVGDSEAFVSAPVHSSVSGAVRNIAPHPHPAGGEVLSIFIENDGEGALDPGLSPLDWKNMDENGIRRAVRAAGMVGLGGAAFPTHVKLSPPGQYPIDTVILNGAECEPFLTSDYRLMLECAEEIVEGMRIIMKAVGARRGIVAVEDNKPQALRVMAETIRDPAIELRSLHTRYPQGAEKVLITTLLGREVPSGGLPMHVGVVVNNVGTAQAIARYFRTGLPLVERVVTVTGSVVREPANLLVPLGSSFAAVVESCGGFTEPPAKVIMGGPMMGLAQYTLDVPVIKGTSGILFLSSAEAGYEIPREPVCIRCGRCVQACPMNLIPTYLAAYAHREKWADLERLHVNDCIECGCCTYTCPTRNPIVQLIKAGKAELARRKALVEKRRADKAAADADGGGGNGSR, encoded by the coding sequence ATGGAAAAAACGACAACGGTGGCGGGGAGAAAGATCCCGAGGTTCCTCCCCAGGGTTAGAGGCGGCGTACATCCCCCCGACAACAAACAGGCCACAGCCGACAAGCCCATCCGCAAGATGGGCGCTCCCGAACTCGTGGTCCTGCCCTTGCGACAGCACCTGGGGGCTCCCTGCTCACCCACGGTGGGCAAGGGAGACCGGGTCCTGGTGGGCACCGTGGTCGGCGACAGCGAGGCCTTCGTCTCCGCCCCCGTGCACTCCAGCGTGTCGGGCGCGGTGCGGAACATCGCGCCCCATCCCCACCCGGCGGGGGGTGAGGTCCTCTCCATCTTCATCGAGAACGACGGCGAGGGCGCCCTCGACCCCGGGCTTTCCCCCCTCGACTGGAAAAACATGGATGAGAACGGAATACGGCGAGCCGTGCGCGCGGCCGGCATGGTGGGCCTGGGCGGAGCCGCTTTCCCGACCCACGTCAAGCTCAGCCCTCCCGGCCAGTACCCCATAGACACGGTCATCCTCAACGGCGCGGAGTGCGAGCCCTTCCTGACCTCCGATTACCGTCTCATGCTCGAGTGCGCAGAGGAGATAGTGGAGGGCATGCGCATCATCATGAAGGCGGTGGGTGCACGCAGGGGGATCGTCGCCGTGGAGGACAACAAGCCCCAGGCGTTGCGCGTCATGGCGGAAACCATCCGCGATCCCGCCATCGAGCTGCGTTCCCTGCATACCCGCTATCCTCAGGGAGCCGAGAAGGTGCTCATCACCACGCTCCTGGGACGCGAGGTGCCGTCCGGGGGGCTTCCCATGCACGTGGGGGTGGTGGTGAACAACGTCGGCACGGCACAGGCCATCGCCCGCTACTTCCGCACCGGCCTGCCACTGGTGGAACGGGTGGTCACCGTCACCGGCTCCGTGGTGAGGGAACCGGCCAACCTCCTGGTCCCCCTGGGGAGCAGCTTCGCGGCCGTGGTGGAGTCCTGCGGAGGTTTCACCGAGCCCCCGGCCAAGGTCATCATGGGAGGGCCCATGATGGGGCTGGCCCAGTATACCCTTGACGTCCCGGTGATCAAGGGGACGTCGGGCATACTCTTCCTCTCCTCCGCGGAGGCGGGATACGAGATACCGAGGGAACCGGTATGCATCCGCTGCGGTCGCTGCGTGCAGGCCTGCCCCATGAACCTCATCCCCACCTACCTTGCGGCGTACGCCCATCGCGAGAAATGGGCAGACCTGGAGAGGCTGCACGTGAACGACTGTATAGAGTGCGGGTGCTGCACCTACACCTGTCCCACCAGGAACCCCATCGTGCAACTCATCAAGGCGGGGAAGGCGGAGCTGGCGCGCAGGAAGGCGCTCGTGGAGAAACGCCGGGCGGATAAAGCCGCCGCGGATGCCGACGGGGGAGGCGGGAATGGAAGCCGGTAG
- a CDS encoding RnfABCDGE type electron transport complex subunit D, with translation MEAGRFIVSTSPHIRDPITTRRIMCHVIAALAPVTVYAVVIHGIHAFYVLVSSIAGAMLGELAVQKGRKLPVTLDDCSALLTGLLLALTLPPQLHWWIALIAGLVATVLGKQMFGGLGHNLFNPALVGRAVAFVSWASYMNAGYAKSASIAIANTSTHKLIEKAVDVASGASPLAAMKIIYDPSTSPIGPGGVPHGIQASTYYKPLFLANPWGCLGEVSALLLILGGVYLVAVRIIDWKIPVIYVGTVAVLTSFTGRDPLFYTLAGGLLIGAVFMATDYTTSPLAGRGKVVYALGLGLVTWLLRFWSNNPEGVMFAILFMNGLVPIIDRYILPRTYGTVREARKTGESGEAAAS, from the coding sequence ATGGAAGCCGGTAGGTTCATAGTCTCCACGTCCCCCCACATCAGGGACCCCATTACCACGCGCAGGATCATGTGCCACGTCATCGCTGCCCTGGCGCCGGTCACCGTCTACGCCGTGGTCATCCACGGCATCCACGCCTTCTACGTGCTGGTCTCGTCCATCGCGGGTGCGATGCTGGGCGAACTTGCCGTGCAGAAGGGGAGAAAGCTGCCGGTAACCCTCGACGACTGCAGCGCCCTGCTCACCGGGTTGCTCCTGGCCCTCACCCTGCCCCCGCAGCTTCACTGGTGGATCGCCCTGATCGCCGGCCTGGTGGCCACCGTGCTGGGCAAGCAGATGTTCGGCGGCCTGGGCCACAACCTCTTCAACCCGGCGCTGGTGGGGAGGGCGGTGGCCTTCGTCTCCTGGGCCTCCTACATGAACGCCGGCTACGCCAAGTCCGCCTCCATCGCTATCGCCAACACCTCCACCCACAAGCTCATCGAGAAGGCGGTGGACGTGGCCAGCGGGGCTTCCCCCCTGGCGGCGATGAAGATAATATACGATCCCTCGACGAGTCCCATCGGCCCCGGCGGCGTCCCCCACGGGATACAGGCATCCACCTACTATAAGCCGCTCTTCCTCGCCAATCCCTGGGGATGCCTGGGAGAGGTCTCGGCGCTGCTGCTCATCCTGGGAGGGGTATACCTGGTGGCCGTGCGCATCATCGACTGGAAGATCCCGGTGATCTACGTGGGCACGGTGGCCGTGCTCACCTCCTTCACCGGGAGGGACCCCCTCTTCTACACCCTGGCGGGCGGCCTGCTCATAGGGGCCGTCTTCATGGCCACCGACTACACCACCAGCCCCCTGGCCGGCAGGGGAAAGGTGGTCTACGCGCTGGGCCTGGGGCTGGTGACCTGGCTGCTGCGCTTCTGGTCCAACAACCCCGAGGGGGTCATGTTCGCCATCCTCTTCATGAACGGGCTGGTCCCCATCATCGACCGCTACATCCTGCCACGCACCTACGGCACGGTTAGGGAAGCGAGGAAAACCGGGGAGTCCGGGGAGGCCGCCGCATCATGA
- a CDS encoding FMN-binding protein translates to MTRHILNLGLRLFLVCAVAAVGLGLTYTLVKDRIAEQEQKRKAEAADAVLASLQAKAEEDLELTASLQGDFPDLIGVFEGKGPGGDVVGHAFVLKSKGYNFITMAVGVSAEGKVTGIEVVTNEETPGLGAVAAESEQFLGQYQGKGPDPLTLRVDVDAYSGATFTSKGINNGVNMALEMWKKLQEGA, encoded by the coding sequence ATGACACGCCACATCCTCAACCTGGGACTGCGCCTCTTCCTGGTGTGCGCCGTTGCCGCCGTGGGACTGGGATTGACCTACACCCTGGTGAAGGACCGTATCGCGGAGCAGGAGCAGAAACGCAAGGCGGAGGCGGCGGACGCGGTGCTGGCCTCCCTGCAGGCAAAGGCAGAGGAGGACCTGGAGCTGACGGCCTCCCTGCAGGGGGATTTTCCCGATCTCATCGGCGTCTTCGAGGGCAAAGGCCCTGGAGGGGATGTCGTCGGCCACGCCTTCGTGCTCAAGAGCAAGGGCTATAACTTCATCACCATGGCCGTGGGGGTGAGCGCCGAGGGTAAGGTCACCGGCATCGAGGTGGTCACCAACGAGGAGACGCCGGGCCTGGGAGCGGTGGCGGCGGAATCGGAGCAGTTCCTCGGCCAGTACCAAGGCAAGGGGCCGGATCCCCTCACCCTGCGCGTGGACGTGGACGCCTACTCCGGGGCTACCTTCACCTCCAAGGGGATCAACAACGGGGTGAACATGGCTTTGGAGATGTGGAAAAAACTACAAGAGGGGGCTTGA
- the rsxE gene encoding electron transport complex subunit RsxE, producing the protein MDNPDKERTLRGEFLKGFITTNPLLVLMVGLCSSLAISTRVENCIFMGLAVIFVLTCSNVIISLIRNFIPDQVRIPIYIVVIASFVTIVDLTLKTIPPVYERLGVWIPLIVVNCIILARAEGYASSARVSHSFMDGLGIGMGYTCVLLIMSVFRELFGTGKIVLFNTTIIDLHIKAVPVILIMFPGAFITFAMLSAILQWYQARRKPESGEGTR; encoded by the coding sequence ATGGATAATCCCGACAAGGAAAGGACCCTGCGGGGAGAGTTCCTGAAGGGCTTCATCACCACCAACCCCCTGTTGGTGCTCATGGTGGGACTGTGCTCCTCCCTGGCCATCTCCACGAGGGTGGAGAACTGCATCTTCATGGGTCTGGCGGTGATCTTCGTGCTCACCTGCTCCAACGTCATCATATCCCTCATCCGCAACTTCATCCCCGACCAGGTGCGCATCCCCATCTACATCGTGGTCATCGCCTCCTTCGTGACCATCGTGGACCTCACCCTCAAGACCATACCCCCCGTCTACGAGAGGCTGGGGGTGTGGATCCCCCTCATCGTGGTCAACTGCATCATCCTTGCGCGCGCGGAGGGCTACGCCTCAAGCGCCAGGGTCTCCCACTCCTTCATGGACGGGTTGGGCATCGGGATGGGTTACACCTGCGTGCTCCTCATCATGAGCGTGTTCAGGGAACTTTTCGGCACGGGCAAGATCGTCCTCTTCAACACCACCATCATCGACCTGCACATCAAGGCGGTCCCGGTGATCCTCATCATGTTCCCGGGCGCCTTCATCACCTTCGCCATGCTCTCGGCGATATTGCAGTGGTACCAGGCACGGCGCAAGCCGGAAAGCGGGGAGGGAACGAGATGA
- a CDS encoding electron transport complex subunit RsxA — MSEAWRYFLLLFGAAVVANILLIRFIALCPFFGVSTSLETSLGMSISVIFVMTMATSVSWIAWNYVLEPLGVGEFLYIPTFILVIASLVQFVEMVIKKTSPPLYKAMGIYLPLITTNCAVLAAATESVKPGFFTKLNIAYHYGFVESVVYTIGVAVGFSLVLILFAAMRERLELAPIPKFFRGVPIAFITAAIFSLAFMGFAGMFGL; from the coding sequence ATGAGCGAGGCCTGGCGTTATTTCCTGCTCCTCTTCGGCGCGGCCGTGGTCGCCAACATCCTGCTCATCCGCTTCATCGCCCTCTGCCCCTTCTTCGGCGTCTCCACCAGCCTGGAGACATCCCTGGGCATGAGCATCTCGGTGATCTTCGTCATGACCATGGCGACCTCGGTGAGCTGGATAGCCTGGAACTACGTGCTGGAGCCGCTGGGGGTGGGGGAATTCCTCTACATCCCGACTTTCATCCTGGTCATCGCCAGCCTGGTGCAGTTCGTGGAGATGGTCATCAAAAAGACCAGCCCGCCGCTGTACAAGGCCATGGGCATCTACCTTCCCCTCATCACCACCAACTGCGCCGTGCTGGCCGCCGCCACGGAGAGCGTGAAGCCGGGTTTCTTCACCAAGCTGAACATCGCCTACCACTACGGGTTCGTGGAGTCGGTGGTATACACCATCGGCGTGGCGGTGGGCTTCTCGCTGGTGCTCATCCTCTTCGCCGCCATGCGCGAGAGGCTGGAGCTGGCGCCCATTCCCAAGTTCTTCCGGGGGGTGCCCATAGCCTTCATCACCGCCGCCATCTTCTCCCTGGCCTTCATGGGGTTCGCGGGGATGTTCGGGCTGTAG
- a CDS encoding RnfABCDGE type electron transport complex subunit B, protein MDWSLVWKAAVSLAGFGILLGAILAVASRRFHVEVDPRVEEVLAALPGSNCGACGLPGCEAAAAAVVAGDAPVTVCRAGGPDVAAEVGRIMGTEAGAMVALVAHIHCRGGKSLSPLRSFYQGVNSCRAAELVGGGKACPFGCLGLQDCADVCPVNAITFDEEGIRRVNVRKCTGCGLCADVCPRDLIEMVPADARVFVRCKSHYTGKKATSVCKVACTGCRRCEKACPEDAIHVSNGFATIDYEKCTGCGECAAVCPTDSIQVWVPHDDHPEGGEFVVPEKKKPARKKGRPGGEEKAEEGE, encoded by the coding sequence TTGGACTGGTCGCTGGTGTGGAAAGCAGCCGTTTCCCTGGCCGGTTTCGGCATCCTGCTGGGCGCCATCCTGGCCGTCGCCTCCCGGCGTTTTCACGTGGAGGTCGATCCCCGCGTGGAGGAAGTGCTGGCAGCTCTTCCCGGCTCCAACTGCGGTGCCTGCGGGCTGCCGGGATGCGAGGCCGCGGCCGCGGCGGTGGTGGCCGGGGACGCGCCGGTCACCGTGTGCAGGGCGGGTGGACCCGACGTGGCTGCCGAGGTGGGGCGCATCATGGGGACGGAAGCGGGAGCCATGGTGGCACTGGTAGCCCACATCCACTGCCGGGGCGGGAAATCTTTGTCTCCACTGCGCTCTTTCTACCAGGGGGTCAACTCCTGCCGCGCCGCCGAGCTGGTGGGCGGCGGCAAGGCCTGTCCCTTCGGTTGCCTGGGGCTCCAGGACTGTGCCGACGTCTGCCCGGTCAACGCCATCACCTTCGACGAGGAGGGTATCCGCAGGGTCAACGTGCGCAAGTGCACGGGTTGCGGTCTCTGCGCCGATGTATGCCCCCGCGACCTCATCGAGATGGTCCCCGCCGACGCCCGCGTCTTCGTGCGGTGCAAGAGCCATTACACGGGGAAGAAAGCCACCAGCGTGTGCAAGGTGGCCTGCACCGGCTGCCGCCGCTGCGAGAAGGCTTGCCCCGAGGACGCCATCCACGTCTCCAACGGCTTCGCCACCATCGATTACGAGAAATGCACCGGCTGCGGCGAGTGCGCCGCGGTGTGCCCCACCGACTCCATCCAGGTCTGGGTACCCCATGATGATCACCCGGAGGGCGGGGAATTCGTCGTCCCCGAGAAAAAGAAGCCCGCGAGGAAGAAAGGGCGGCCCGGCGGGGAAGAGAAGGCCGAGGAAGGGGAATAA